The Candidatus Nomurabacteria bacterium DNA window CAGTAGAGTATTCTCGGACTGGTATACCACCTAACTCAACCGGCTTGCCAGTAAAGGTGGCTGGCTGCCAGGAGCCTACCATGCGGCTATATTCATCTACCATCCATCCCATAATCATGGGGTTGGTACTGACGTCAGGCGCTGGGACGTCAATATCCGGTCCAATATTGCGATACATTTCACGCACCCATCCTCGGCTCAATCGTTCAAGCTCACCTTTTGATAGTTTTTTAGGATCAACAATCACGCCACCTTTACCACCGCCAAAAGGGATGTCTACAATGGCGCACTTCCAGGTCATCCAAGCAGCAAGCGCTTTTACCTCATGGAGGTTTGTCTTTGGATGATAGCGAATACCACCCTTAAATGGTCCACGAGCATCATTATATTGCACGCGATAGCCAGTAAAGACTTGTCGTGATCCGTCATCCATAAGTACCGGAATGGTGAATTCATGAATGTGACGAGGTTTTTTAAGTTCAGCAACAATGTGTGGAGCTAGCTGAAGCAAGCCTAGTGCTTTTTCGAGTTGCGATAAGGCGGACTGGAATGGATTAGCAGTAGCCATAAATGTAGTATGAAGTTGTGTGTCTAACTAAGGGCGCTTTGCAGCTCTTCAGCCAGCTTTTCCTTACTTTGGACACCTACACCCTGCCAGACAATCTGGCCATTCTTGTAGAGTGCAACAGTAGGAATACTGAGTACATTGTACTTTTGCGCAGACATAGGGTTTTCATCAACCTCTAGTTTGCCAACCTTTACTTTGCCTTCAAACTCCTTGGCAATTTCCTCAATGATTGGACCTTGGATTCGGCATGGGCCACACCATGGTGCCCAGAAGTCAACTAAAACTGGCATAGAGCTCTCTTGCTCTACTTCAGTTGCAAAATTTGCGTCGCTAAATGTGTGTTCGGCCATACGTGTATTCTGTTAAGTATCTCGTGCTGGGTAAGTGTAACTGAAGCCACCGAGCTTGTCCAGCTATGCCAAGATAATCTAAGCAACATGGCGACAAGTAGTAATTACGCCGTACTCGATGATTGCTTCTTGCTGGCTATTTTCCCTGCTCGCCCTCGGATTTGTCACTTGCTCGCTCTTTCAATAGGGCGAAGACCTTCTGGTTGCGGAGGTGGTTTTTGAGAGAGTCCTTATATTCAGGAGTAGCGAGCTCTTGCTTCAAGATTCCTTGAGCCGAAGCTTGCTGGACGTGTTCTTCCAGCTCTTTTTGTAACTCCTCATCACTTATAGCGAGGTTTTCAACATCAGCGATGTGGCGCAGCAGGAGGGCGCTCTTAATGCGCTTCTCAGCTTGTGGGGCCATTTCTTTTCGCAGCTCTTCTTCACTCTGCTTAATATGTTGCAGGTAGTCTTCCCATTTGAGGCCGCGTCCTTCAATATCAGTTTTCATTTCGCGGATGATGCGATTGAGTTCTACGCCTCGGAGGATTTCAGGAATGGGGTCAAAGCTTGCTTTTTCAATCAGCTCTTCCATAAGTGCCACTTCAAATTCGTGCTCAATCTCACGCTTTTTTTCTTCGTGGAGATTTTCTTCAATCTTCTTTTTCACATCATCCATGTGAGCAAAGGCCCCAAGGGATTTTGCAAACTCATCATTCAATTCAGGTAATTCAATTTGGAAGACCTGGTTTACCTTTGCTTGCACTTCAACGGTTTTTCCGGCAAAGCGTTTTTCTGAACTGTCTTTAGGGAAGGTGAGCGTAAATTCTTTTTCCTCATTTGCTTTCATGCCCACCAAATTGTCTTCAAAACCTGGGATTAAGGTTGACTCACCAAGCTTCACTGGGAAGTTTTGCGATTGGCCATTATCAACCGGTACCTTATCCATAAAAATCTTGTAGTTGATAACGACGCGGTCACCCTTGGCAGCTGGTCGATCTACTGCACTTTCCTTTGCGCGCATTTCACGGAGACGCTCAATCGTTTTTTCAACCTCTTCTGGTTTTACTTCGAGCTTTTCTGGCCGTGCTTTCAAAGTTCCGTACTCCACCTTTGTTACCTTTGGCAAGAGTCCGACTTTGGCGGTATAGATGACATCATTATCTGGAGCGAGCTTCTCAATATTTACTTCAGGTGGTCCAACAGTAATAAGCTTGTGTTCATTGACCGCTTGAGTGAAGGTTTCTTGCACGATTTCCTCAGCCGCTTCTTCTAAAATAGCCCCATCACCGAGGCGCTGACGTAAAACAGCATACGGTGCCTTGCCTACGCGAAAACCCTCAACTTTTACTTTTTGAGAAATGCGTTGGCTAGCTTTTTCGAGATAAGGTGGGAGGGCGAGGGCAGGAACAGTGACCTGGAGAGTTACGGTACCTTCCTCGTTGGAGACGATTTTGCTTTGCATAATAGACGAAAATAACAAAAATTTGACTGCTTGAGCGGGGCTATAGTATCATGCTTCTTGCCCTTTTACAAGTGGCTAGTATCACGAAGTAGCACGAGTTCGGTGGAACGTTTGAGTGCTCGCCAACCACCCGTTTTAGGCGGGAACGGTGGTTACCACAGCTCTGTCATCTCAAGACAGGGAACGATGCGCGCGTGTTGTTTCCCTGGCTTGTCCAGGGATTTTTGTTTGGCCCATGACGCGTGCAAACGCATGGAGGTAGTGGAGATGGCTATTCCATGTCCGCAGCGAGATGCGATTGAGTCTGCTCTTCATCAAGCAGGGTGGACTGGCGAGGAAGCGGCTGAGTTCGTTGTGCAGTCGGAGATCAGAACCGAAAGTGGCCCAGCATTCTTCCTTGGGGTGAGTGAAGGAACCGGAATGCGCGGTCGCTGGCGTGAAACCAATGTGGCTGTCTACGAGCTGAAGAAAGGGGCGCGCAAGACGGACCCGCTCAAAGGACAGCGGCATTGGATTGGCCGGAAGGTACATGCACCGGTCTTGATTCTGCATGGTGAGTCCAATGCCTGTCAGGCACTTCTGCTGACTCCTCCCGAGGAAGGTGTGACCTTCACCACCGCCTCGGAAGCTGACTACGCTGCTATCGCCTGATCTGAGATGATCACACAGCAGCCTTGTTCTACGGAATGAGGCTGCTTTTCTTTAAACCCCTCCCAGCCTCCCCTTAGACTAGGGGAGGAGCTAGGCTTTGTCCTGCTTACTCCTTCGGTCGGTTATCGAGTATTCTTTTTTCCTTGAGCTCGGTTTCCATGCCGAGGCGCTGCAAGAGGTCGGTCAGCGGCACAATATCAGTTTGTACGGTGAGCATCATTTTATCGTGTAGCATTCGTTGAGTTTCGGCTTGGACAGTGTGAGCATCCATACCCGTCTTAGGAGTGAGGTGGACGATAATTTCATCCAGGCCATGTGGGTCATCATTCTTTTTACGGAGTTCAACTTGCCATTCCTCAATGCCAGGATGGGCAGAGAGAAGCGGATAGAATTCATTCAAGTTAATCAGTTCACCCTTCAACTTCGCCATATGAAATTCGCGCATTTCCGTGACACGCTGAATGTCAGGATAAATGAGCGGTACCGTCTTCCCGCAGTGTGGGCAGGGTTCATTGGTCATCCCGCGAACCATATCGCCGGTTCGGTAGCGAACGACCATGGAGCCGCGCCAGTTCAAAGCCGTGTAGACAAGCTCGCCAGCCTCACCCTCTTTGACGCGCTGCCCCTCAGGGTCAACCACTTCGAAGAATTCGAGATCCGGGTAGGTGTGATAGCCGCTATGTTCATCACACTGAATCCAAGCGGTTTTTCCCTCGGTCATAGCATAGGTAACGAGCAGCTTCACGTTCTCTGACTTAAGCTCTTTGAGGAGCGCCTTTACCTTCGTACGGAATCCATCATTCACCCGGTCACCGCCGAAGATAATATGCTGCAGGTTTGAAAAGTCACGCTGCTGCTTCACTGCTTCGCGCAAGAGATGATAAGCATAGCCAGGAATAAAGGCAGCTAATCCAGCCTTCATTCTTTCCAGAGCGTCAATAATTTTTTGCGTGCCCATAATCTTGCCACCGCCGGTCTGCAGGCTGGTCATACCAATGGTAGTCATGGCGTGATAGGTGAGCCAGAAAGCCAAGTGCGGGGAATAAGGAAAGCCGTTGATGCCCACCACACTAGGATCAACTCCAGTTACTTCCAGGAGTCGCTTCCCGGTTTCTTTTAACATCTGCATGTCGCGGGCAGAATAACCAAAAGCAGTTGGTAAGGCTGAGCGACCGGTGGTGAAATGGAGATGAATCGGTTTATATTCCCACTCAAGCAGTGGCTTCGGATCTTTACGCTGCAACTTCATAGAGGCTAATTTGAGCAACGTGCTCTTAGAAGCATATTTCTTTAAGAGTTCTTCATCCGGCTGCAGCATGAAGGTTTTTGGTTTGCCTGGTTCTGCTTCAGTAGGGGCGACGTCTGATTTCGCGATAAAGGGAATCTTCACCAAATCATCTGTAGTGCGGAAGTCGCTGAAGCTTAAATTACGGTCAGCAAAAAGCTTCCGATAGTGCGGACTATAAGGGAGCTGATGTCGGACCATTGCCTGAAAAAGACGGTTTTGCATGTCTGCCCGCTCCTCCGGCGAGAGATGTGCAACCCGTTGCCAATCATGGGTGAGTTGCATAGTCTGGTATTTCCTTATTACTGAGCTGAGCTAAGCGCTCCATCAGCGCTCGGGTGTGCTTCTGAAGTATAGCATAGCTTATTTCTTCATCCTTCATTGTGGGAATCCGCAGAGGCTCCCCGATATGCACCTCAGTATTTCGAAGAATAGATGGGAGCTGCCAGAGGGCAGAGACGAAACTGGCATGAGATTTGCCTCGGATGCCCATGGGGAGGACAGGCAATCCTGTTCGCATGGCCATGCGCACGCAGCCGGTTTTTCCAGGCAACAAGCGTGGCGAGGGATTTCTTTTTCCCTCAGGGAAAAATCCAATCACCCCGTTTTGCGTTAAGTGTTTTTCCGCTTCATGCATGGCGCCGTTTCGATTCTCAGGATCAATGGGGATAGTATAGGAGCCAAGCATTTGATATGACTTCACTCGAGCAACATAGCGGATGGGCACATAAGGAATTTTTTTATCAAGTGCGACTAAAAGCATGATACCGTCCAGCCAGTCGATGTGATTTGCGGCTACGATGAAAGGTTGCTGCAGCGGCACGTGCTCAAGTCCCTCAACATGAGTAAGTCGCTTGGTGCAGTAAGCTTCAAATGGCGACCAAAATCGACGACGCATCATTGACGTTGATATTCCTTGGCACTTAAGGCGGCGATTGCCCGCATGCATTCATCAGTCAGACGATGCAACTCTTCACGAGTAATGTTTTCCATCGAGGCAGTGAAGTGTATAGGCGCACCCAAGCGAATACGCAGAGGTGTTTTTTGTAGCACTTCCTTGAGCGCATCAGTAGCTCCACCTGGCCCGGCAAAAATACCAGCCGGCACGATAGGCGCACCGCTGCTCAAGGCCAGACGTGCTGCGCCAGTTTTCCCAGTTCGCAACTGCACTTCAGCATTTCGTTTACCCTCGGGGAAAATGCCAATAACACCACCCTGTTTCAATTGTTGCACGCAGGCTTCCAATACTGCGCCAGGTTTATCATCGAGCACAGGCAGCATGCCTAGGCTTTGGGCGCCGCGGGCACCGAGCATTTTCTTATACCGCTTCCATACCCAGGAGGTAGTTGGGAAGAGCGGTGTTTGTCCGGTGTGTTTTTGCACGACATAGGATAGGATGGGCGCGTCTAAGAAACCCTGGTGGTTTCCTGCGATGATGAAAGGCCCATGCGTGGGCAGCAACTCGATATTTTCGATGACGAGCTGCTTTTTCAGAGCTGCCCTGAGTAAGAAAGTGACAGGATTAGCCATAGTGTTGTTCGGGAGGATAAGGAATACCAGAGAGTCGACTGAGCTCCTCCATAATAGCATCTGCTTGGGCTGGGTAGGAACGTGGGTCTGTTTCCCTCGGAATAAGGATAGGCTTACCAATACGCAAGCGGACGCTCTCTGAGCCAATGAAGGCGTGCGCAAGCGGATGCATGCGACGAATGCCAATGGGGAGGATGGGCACCCCAGTATCCTGAGCTATGCGTAGGAGGCCAAGCTTGGGCTGTAGGAGATGTTGTGCATGAGAAACCTCTCCTTCAGGGAATATACCGATGCAGTCACCGCGCTGGAGATAGGACTCAACATGTCGGAACCATGCATCATGATCATCCTCCCGAGTGGGTGTGGGTATTGCGTGCGTCCACCATTGCGAATAGCGACCAAAGTAGCGCCAATATTTTTTATGTGGATCTACCAGGAAACGTATGAGACGTCCACTTGCCTCCACGATCGGTGCGCCGACAAAGAGTGGATCAAGTAAGCCCACATGGTTGGCGGCTACCAGGAAGGGCTGATCTTTTGGTACAAACTCAATACCCTCAACCGACTTGATGCCAAGCCGGATGAGGGGAAAGAGAGTTTTTCGAGCGACTGGGTAATGCATAGTCCCAGCCGATACTATTTAGATGAAGAGTGGAGCCAAGACCAAGGTCAGGGTTGCCAACAACTTGATCAAGACGTGCAGTGATGGACCAGCGGTATCCTTTAATGGATCACCAACGGTATCACCAATAACGGTAGCTGCGTGTACCTGACTTCCTTTGGCTTGAATGTTGCCATTGGAATCTTTGAACTTACCTGATTCAATGAATTTCTTTGCGTTGTCCCAGGCGCCACCACCATTGTTCATCACGATAGCGAGCAAGACACCGACAATGGTGCCGATCATTAACATTCCGGCAACCGCTTCTGCTCGGAAGATAAGACCGACTAAGATTGGGACAGTGACGGCAATGATACCTGGCAAAACCATTTGGCGCAGGGCGCTCTTGGTAGCAATATCAACTGCTTGGCCGTAGTCAGGCTTTTCTGTGCCGTTCATGATGCCTGGCTTTTCGCGGAATTGACGACGCACTTCGTTGATAATCGCATAGGCAGATTTACCAACTGCTCGGATGGCCAATGAAGAGAAAAGGAAGATTAACATGGCACCAAGCATAGCACCG harbors:
- the trxA gene encoding thioredoxin: MAEHTFSDANFATEVEQESSMPVLVDFWAPWCGPCRIQGPIIEEIAKEFEGKVKVGKLEVDENPMSAQKYNVLSIPTVALYKNGQIVWQGVGVQSKEKLAEELQSALS
- the tig gene encoding trigger factor — its product is MQSKIVSNEEGTVTLQVTVPALALPPYLEKASQRISQKVKVEGFRVGKAPYAVLRQRLGDGAILEEAAEEIVQETFTQAVNEHKLITVGPPEVNIEKLAPDNDVIYTAKVGLLPKVTKVEYGTLKARPEKLEVKPEEVEKTIERLREMRAKESAVDRPAAKGDRVVINYKIFMDKVPVDNGQSQNFPVKLGESTLIPGFEDNLVGMKANEEKEFTLTFPKDSSEKRFAGKTVEVQAKVNQVFQIELPELNDEFAKSLGAFAHMDDVKKKIEENLHEEKKREIEHEFEVALMEELIEKASFDPIPEILRGVELNRIIREMKTDIEGRGLKWEDYLQHIKQSEEELRKEMAPQAEKRIKSALLLRHIADVENLAISDEELQKELEEHVQQASAQGILKQELATPEYKDSLKNHLRNQKVFALLKERASDKSEGEQGK
- a CDS encoding phenylacetate--CoA ligase family protein → MQLTHDWQRVAHLSPEERADMQNRLFQAMVRHQLPYSPHYRKLFADRNLSFSDFRTTDDLVKIPFIAKSDVAPTEAEPGKPKTFMLQPDEELLKKYASKSTLLKLASMKLQRKDPKPLLEWEYKPIHLHFTTGRSALPTAFGYSARDMQMLKETGKRLLEVTGVDPSVVGINGFPYSPHLAFWLTYHAMTTIGMTSLQTGGGKIMGTQKIIDALERMKAGLAAFIPGYAYHLLREAVKQQRDFSNLQHIIFGGDRVNDGFRTKVKALLKELKSENVKLLVTYAMTEGKTAWIQCDEHSGYHTYPDLEFFEVVDPEGQRVKEGEAGELVYTALNWRGSMVVRYRTGDMVRGMTNEPCPHCGKTVPLIYPDIQRVTEMREFHMAKLKGELINLNEFYPLLSAHPGIEEWQVELRKKNDDPHGLDEIIVHLTPKTGMDAHTVQAETQRMLHDKMMLTVQTDIVPLTDLLQRLGMETELKEKRILDNRPKE
- a CDS encoding 1-acyl-sn-glycerol-3-phosphate acyltransferase; its protein translation is MMRRRFWSPFEAYCTKRLTHVEGLEHVPLQQPFIVAANHIDWLDGIMLLVALDKKIPYVPIRYVARVKSYQMLGSYTIPIDPENRNGAMHEAEKHLTQNGVIGFFPEGKRNPSPRLLPGKTGCVRMAMRTGLPVLPMGIRGKSHASFVSALWQLPSILRNTEVHIGEPLRIPTMKDEEISYAILQKHTRALMERLAQLSNKEIPDYATHP
- a CDS encoding 1-acyl-sn-glycerol-3-phosphate acyltransferase, which encodes MANPVTFLLRAALKKQLVIENIELLPTHGPFIIAGNHQGFLDAPILSYVVQKHTGQTPLFPTTSWVWKRYKKMLGARGAQSLGMLPVLDDKPGAVLEACVQQLKQGGVIGIFPEGKRNAEVQLRTGKTGAARLALSSGAPIVPAGIFAGPGGATDALKEVLQKTPLRIRLGAPIHFTASMENITREELHRLTDECMRAIAALSAKEYQRQ
- a CDS encoding 1-acyl-sn-glycerol-3-phosphate acyltransferase translates to MHYPVARKTLFPLIRLGIKSVEGIEFVPKDQPFLVAANHVGLLDPLFVGAPIVEASGRLIRFLVDPHKKYWRYFGRYSQWWTHAIPTPTREDDHDAWFRHVESYLQRGDCIGIFPEGEVSHAQHLLQPKLGLLRIAQDTGVPILPIGIRRMHPLAHAFIGSESVRLRIGKPILIPRETDPRSYPAQADAIMEELSRLSGIPYPPEQHYG